A segment of the Streptomyces sp. NBC_00597 genome:
CGTGGCCGCCGCGGCCGGCCGCTTCTTCGATCCCGACGACTTCCACGGTGTCGTCCTCGGCGACACCCCCATCCCCTCGAAGACGGAGACGGTCCTGTGATTTCCCCGCACACCACGAGCATCGTCTTTCCCGTCCAGCCCACACAGGTCGCACAGGTCATCCCCTTCGCCCAGCTGCTTCAACGGCGCGGCTCGGGACGACTGTGGCTCGGGCAGTCCCTGGGCGTCGAGACGCACCACGTCTTCGCCGCCCTCGCGGGAGCGGGGATCCGCATCCCCTTCGGTACCTCGGTGGCCTTGGCGGGTCTGCGCCATCCGTACGACGCGGCGGTGCAGGCCCGCTCCGTCGCCCAACTGTCCGGGCTGCCGTTCGTGGCGGGCATCGGCCCGGGCGGGGAGGGATTCCAGCGCATGGTCCGCTCCGCCCCCATGCCGAAGCCCGTCACCGTCAGCAGCCAGTACATCACCACGATGCGGGAATTGATCGAGAGCCGGGTCGGCGCCGACACCGACGGCTTGGAGCACAGCACGCACGGAGCGCTGCCGCTCATGGACGCGCCCCCGGTCGAGCTGGGGCTCGGGGTCCTGCGGCCGGCCATGGCCCGCGCGGCCGGTCGGGTCGCCGATGTCGCCATCACCTGGCTGACCCCACCCCGGTTCATCGAGGAGGCACTGGTTCCCGCCCTGGAGCAGGGGGCGACGCAGGCCGAGCGCCCCGTTCCCCGTGTCGCGACCGTCGTCCACGTGGCGGTGCGCCGCCCCGGCCGCGACATCGAGGCCATAGCCCACTCCGCGGCCTACGCCCACCTGGGCAGCCCGCACTACACCGACATGCTCCGCCAAGCGGGCGTCCCGGCCGACCCGGCGGACACCAAGGGCGGCGCGGCGCTGCTCGTCTCCTCCGGCACGTTCGTCGCCGGCACCCCCGAGGAGATCGCGGACGGCCTCGACCAGTACCGAGCGGCGGGCGTGGGCGAGGTCATCCTCAACGTCTGTGGTGTCTACACCGCCCTCGGCATGGGGGCGGCCATGACGGACATGCAGCAGATCCTCGCCGCGGTGGACGGCCGCCGTGCATGAGAACCCCGCCGCGGCACCGCGGTTCACCGCCCGACGGCTGCTCTACGTGGGTACGGGCTCCCTCGGGGTGATGTTCATGCCCATGTGGGTGCACTGGCTCCGCTCCGCCTACCCCGAACTGGCCGTACGCACCGTCATCACCCGGTCCGCGACCAAGTTCGTCACGCCGACCGCCCTCTCGGTGTTCGCCGGGCACACTCCACAACTCGACTCCTGGGGCGAGGAACCGGAGACGTCCGCGGCCCACGTCGAGATGGCCGAGTGGGCGGACACCGTCATCGTGCATCCCGCCACGTTCCACTTCACCAGCCGCCTGGCGCTCGGAGTGGCCGACACCCCGGTACTCCTTGCGCTGCAGTGCACCCGCGCGCCCATCGTGCTGGCCCCGGCCCTGCCGCCCGGAGCCCTGGCCTCAGCCGCGTGGGAGTCCCACATGGCGGCCCTCGAACGGCGGCCCAACGTCCATGTCGTCCCTCCCCATCCCGGGGTGAGCATCACCACCGGCAAGCCCGACGCGGCGACCGCAGCACCACTCCCCGAGGTCCTGCTGGCCGCGGAACGGCTACGGGCCGCCGCCGCGGGCGGGTCCTCGGACGGCGCGAACGCCTCGGACGGCACGGACGGCACGGACGCTACGGACGTCACCGAGCGGAGCAAGCGGACGGAGTCGACCCCGTGACAGAGCCCGTCCTCGTGGACATGTTCGCGACCGGATTCCAGCGCACCACGATCCACCGCCTCGGCGACGGCACGTTCGTGTGGACGCGCGGCGCCGGTCCGGACCGGCCGACGCCCCTCACGGCGCCGTCCGCTCAGGCCCGGAGCCACCTGGCGTCCCTGCCCCGCCCGGACCTCCTCACCCTCAGCCTGCCGACCGTGGCCGACATCGGACTGCGCTACGCGGTCCCGGGCTCGATCACGGCGGCCAAGGTGCTGTGGTCGGAGCCCTCACCGGCCAGCAGCGAGCGCCTGGCCGGGGCCTTCCGGTCCGTGGGCAAGGTGCTCGGGCTGCTGCACTCCCACCCCGCACCGCCCGGTAGCGCCACCGGCGGCCCGATCGGACCGGCCCGCCTGGCCGCCTGGATGGACAGCGGGCGCGGCCCCCGCGCCGCCGCCCGCATGCACGCACTGCTGCGTGACAGCGTCGGCGCGACACGCTGGGCCGCGGTCCGCGACTGGTGCCACGACCTCGGCCGACCCGGTCCGGACGCGACGCTCCTGCACGGCGCCCCGAGCACCGGCTCCCTCGTCCTCCCGGCGGACCCGGCCCCGCACTCCACGGACGAGGAGGGACACCCGGCCGGGGGCGCCCCGCGACCGATCGGCGGGGCCCTGCTCACCGGGGAGGAACTGGCCCTGGGTCCGTCCGGATTCGATCTCGGATGGATGCTCGGCGAGTTGCTGGAACTGCGGATGACGGCCGTCCACCGCCTCGTGCCACGGCCGATCCTCTCCGAGCTGCCGGCGGCGCTGCTCGCCGGCTACGGCGTCCCCGTCGACCCCGTCGTCACGGGGCGGGCGGCGACACTGCGCATGCTCACCCACGCCCACGACTTCGCCGCGTACGTGGGCTGGCACCCCGAGCTGGAACTCTACGCGCGGACCGCGGCCCGCTACATCGACACCGACGGGCTGGCCGCACTCGACGGTGGCGTCTGAGCCGGCGGGCCGCCCGCACGGCACCCCGCCCGCACGGCACCCCGCCCGCACGGCACCCCGCCCCCGCTGTCCTTGCCACTCACCTCCCGAAGGAGCCTCCTGTGAAAACCCACGGCATCAACCTCGTCGTCCTCCACGACCTCGACCCCGTGCGGGCGGCCATCGAGCAGGCCGTCGCCACCGCGGACGCGTCCGAAGCCCCCGGGCTGCGCCGTGCCCTGTCCTTGCTGGACGAGCACCGCCGCAGCGACACCGACATCAAGGTCCGCTGGGCACGCCAGTACCTCGACGAAGCCGGCGTCCCTGCCGGGGACACGAGCGCCCGCACCATCAAGAAGCTGCGCCAGGCCGTTCCGGGTCTGGGCCTCGGCGAGGCGGTCACCCTGGTCACGCTCGCGGCGGAGCGCTGAGGTGCGGCGGTCCACGAGCCGGACCGAGGCGAAGGTCCGCATCGGCGCCGACATCCTCGCCTCGGGTCGGGGCATGCTCGCCGTGGCGCTGCTGCTGGCCCTGGTCTCCACGGCCGGCACCCTGGCCGTGCCGCTGATCGTCAAGGACGTCATCGACGCGTTCGCCAAGGACGAAGCCATCGTCCACCCCATCCTGGTGATGGCGGGTGCGGCGCTCGCCGCAGCGGTGACGCTGGCGGTCTCGGGCTACCTCCTGGCCAGGGTCGGCGAGCACATGATCCTCCGACTGCGGCGCCGTGTCATGGCGCACGCGCTGCGGCTGCCCCTGGCCACGCTCCGGGCCCAGGGCGTCGGCAACCTCGTGGCCCGCATCACCTCGGACGCCATCCTGCTGCGGGCCGTCATCGACGTCGGAGTCGTACAGCTGCCGCTCGCCGTCCTGACGGTCGTCGCCACCCTGGCGGTCATGGCGTTCCTGGACTGGGCGCTGGTGCTCATCAGCATCGCGTCCTTCGCCGTCGCCGGCATCGCCATCGGCTTCGTCCTGGTCCGCGTCAAGCGCAACGTCGTCGAACAGCAGGGCGCCATGGGCGAACTCGCCCAGCGCTTCACCACCTACCTCTCCGCACTCACCACCATCAAGGCCTACCGCTTCGAGCAGGGCGCGGCCGACCGGTTGGGCGAAGACGCCCGGCAGCTCACCTCGACCTCCATGACCGGAGCCCGGCTCCAGTCGTTCATCGCTCCCGTCATGGGGCTGGGACAGCAGGTCGCCCTGGTCTCGGTGATCATCGGCGGAGGTGCCCGGATGGCCGACGGCAAGCTGTCCGCGCCGGACTTCGCGGCGTTCCTCCTCTACCTCTTGCAATTGGTCGGGCCGGTTACGGTGGTCGCCACCGGCATCGGCCGCCTGCAGGCCGGCCTCGCCGCCCGGGTGCGCTTCGAGGAACTGCTCTCCCTGCCCCAGGAATCGGACGACAGGGCCCCGGGAACGCCCCGCCCCGAGCCGGTACCGGGTGCACCGGCGGTCGTCTTCGACTCCGTGTCGTTCTCCTACACCGGTACGACGACCCTCCACGGGCTCGGATTCAGCGCGCCGCGTACCGGCCTGACGGCCTTCGTCGGTCCCTCCGGAGCGGGAAAGACGACGGCCCTCAACCTCATCGACCGCTTCGTACACGCGGACGAGGGCCGGATATCCGTCCTCGGACACCCCGTGGGGGACTGGCCCCTCGACGACCTGCGCCGCCGCATCGCATACGTGGACCAGCAGTTCACCCTGCTGGAGGGCTCGGTCCGCGACAACCTTCAGCTCGGGCGCGGCCGTACCGCCTCCGACACCGAACTGGCCGAGGCCCTGGCCGCCGTGGGACTGCGGGAGGACATCGAGGCCCTGCCGGACGGCCTGGACACCGTGCTGGGCCGCGAGAACGACCTATCCGGCGGCCAGCGGCAGCGCCTGGCCCTCGCACGCATCCTGCTCACCGACGCGGAGATCGTCCTGATGGACGAGCCCACGTCCCAGATGGACAGCATCAACGAGGAGCGCTTCCGCCAGGTCGTGGACGACATGGCAGCGACCCGGGCCGTCCTGGTCGTCACCCACCGCCTCTCGACCGTGCAGAACGCCGACCACGTCATCATGCTCGCCGCCGGAACCCTCGTGGACGCAGGAACGCACGGCGCCCTCATGGACGGGTGCGCCCCCTACCGGGAGCTGGTCACCAGCCAGTCCCTGATCTCTGCCTCGTGAACGGCGCGGCACCCCCCGTACCCGCCGAGAGGTCTCCTCGGGGTGGTGGCAATTACCTCCGGGGTCATCGCAACGCCCAGCCGCCCCGGCTACGTTCGAGGTCATCCCCCCGGAACGAAGGAGCCCCGTGATGCCCGCTTACGGTTTCGCCCATCTCCGCAGCCGCCGGTACCACTCCGACGTCATCGAGTACCTGGAGCGCATCCGGGCAACCCTCGGCCCCTTCGCCGGCCGCTTCGTCATCCACGGTCCGCCGGCCGAAGTCGTGGAGGGGACGTGGCCCGGCAGCATGGTGCTGATCGAGTTCCCCAGCCTGACCGAAGCCCGTGCCTGGTACGACTCTCCGGCCTACAGGGCCATCCTGCACTTGCGTACCGACCACGTCGAAGGCGACTTGCTGCTGATCGAGGGTGTCGGACCGAGCTACGACCCGGCCGAGCGAGCTCTCAAGCTGCGCGTAGAAGCTGACCGAGCGGGCCGGCCGACCGCGCAGTCCGATGGCCGCTGACGGTACGACGTCGCGGAGTCAGCACTGCGTCCCCTCGCCGAGGCGGTCCCGGTTCCGGAAGCGGAGCCGGAAGGGGTGACCAGCGCCCGGTGGGTCCGGCTCGTCCCGACCTGCGTCGATGCCGGGCGGGGCGCACCGGGGCCGGGCCCGGTCCGGGCGAAGGACGTCCCTGGCCCGGCAGGGCCACGGCCGTGACCGCGCGCCCTACCGCGGCCGCACGGACCCCACGGCTGCCCACCCGCCTGGGACGGCGAGGACCCGGACCACGTCCGACTGTCCGCGGCACGGCTGAAGGAACGCCTGTACGCCACCATCACCATGATCGCGGTCGTGGTGGGGCTGGCGTACTCGGCGCACGCGCAGCCGGGGGACGTCGCCCTGTCGGTCGCCGTGACGGCGCTCGGCCTCTGGCTGGCCTCCCTCGTCGCCGATGGCCAGGCCCACCGCGTGGTGCACCGGCGGGGCAGCGACGGGCGGGACCTGCTGGAGATGCTGTACGTGTCCAGCCCGCTCCTGCTCTCGGCCGCCGGACCCCTGTTCCTGATCCTGCTCGCGGCGCTCGTGGTCATGTCGCTGCACACCGCGTTGCTCACCGCGGCCTGGGTGAACGTGGCCTCGCTGTTCACCTGGGGCTGGTTCGGCGGGGTACGGATGGGCAGCGGGCTGGTGGTGTCACTGCTGGGCGGAGCCGTCGACGCAGCCATCGGTACGGCGGTGGCCCTGGTCAAGGCCGCCGGCCACTGACCGGGCGGCCGCGCGCCCGTGGTCGGGAGCACCGAGCCGGTCCTCGGCCGGTGTCGCCCGACCCGCGGCAACGGCGGGCGCCGACCGGGCGCCTCACGGCGGGACGGGCGCGCCCGGCAGTGGTGACACCAGTCCCGCGACCGCTTCGTCGAGCGCGGCCGCGCCGGCGGCCCATCGTGTCCGGCGCTCCTCGGACCCGGCCCGAGCCTTCTCCAGATCGGCGCGGAGTCCTGCCACGGCGCGGGCCGTAGAGTCGCCGCCGGGTCCCCCGCCGTACGCGCAGGCCCGCGCGACAGCTGCCGGATGCAGCCAGTCGTCCACCCCGTGGCGGGACGCCAGCCGGGCGATCTCCGGAACGTCACGGGCGGCCTCGGCGAAGGACCGGGACGTGTCCAGGGCGCGCACGACCGTCTTGCCCACCAGGTGGTGTGCACTGCGGAACGGCATCCCCGTGGCGACCAGGCGCTCGGCCAGGTAGGTGGCGGGAGTGAAGCCTTCGACGGCGCGCCGCAGCATGCGCTCCGCATCCGGTTCGGCGCCGTGCACGACGAGCCGCAGCAGGGTCACGGCGTCCGTCGCGTTCCCCAGCCCGGGCCATGTGTGCCGCAGTGCCTCCGTGCCCACGGCGATGGCGTTGGTGTAGGAGGCGGTGGTCATCGAGGAGGCGGCCGCCGTGAACGCGCCGAGGCTCGCGGTCGCGCGGCCCTGGACGTGCTCCAGGAGGAACGGGTTCCGTTTCTGCGGCATCATCGAGCTGGAGCCCACCAGGTCGTCCGCGAGGTGGACGAGGCCGGCCTCTTCGGAGGTCCAGGCCGAAAGGTCCCGGGCGACACGAGCGACGGTGACGCCCAGCCCCGAGGCCGCGGCCAGCAGCCTGAGCGCGAAGTCCCGGGAGGCAACGGCATCGACCGAGTTGCGGGCCGGGCCCGCGAACCCGAGCAGGACGCTCGTGCGCTCCGGGTCGATGGACACGGACGTGCCGCCGACGGCTCCGGCGCCGAGCGGGTTGACGTCGAGCTCCCGCCCGGCGTGGAGCAGGTCTTCGAGCGCGCGGAGCACGGAACAGCCCACGCCGGCCAGGTAGTGCCCGTAGGTGATGGGGACTGCGGGCTGCCCGTGGGTGTACGCGGGCATGACGACGGCCCCGTGCTCCTCGGCCTTGTCCAGAAGGGTCTCCGCGAACGCCTCGGTCGCGTCCACCAGGCGCAGGAAGTGCCGACGGCCGCGCAGCCGGGCCGTCGTCGCGTTGAGGTCGTTCCTGGAGCGGCCGGTGTGCATCACGCCGCCGATCCCCTCGCCGAGCCGCTCGGTCAGCAGGCCCTCGTACGCGAGGTAGACGCCCCGGGGCATGGGCCTGGCCCGTACCGCGGCGAAGTCGGAGCGGCGCAGGTCGTCGATGGCCTGCAGCAGGGCGGACGCGTGGGCCGGCTCGACGATCCCGCGCTCGGTGAGCATCACCAGGTGGGCGCGGTCTACCTCACTGATGAGGCGGAGCTCCTCGCCGAGCCCGTCGGCCACGTCGTCGGGGGAGAGGTACTGGTCGTAGACGATCGCGTGGGCCTCGTCGTTCAGCCCGGTGCTCAGCCTTCCGGTGTCCACGCCGGGTCGCGCCGCCGCGGCTGGTGCGTCTGTGGTGCGTTCGGCGCTCATCCCCGTGCCCCCTCGGGCGCCGGGCGGAGCGCGCCGGCCAGTTCGCGCAGTGCTTCGTCGGCGGACGCCCCGGCGAGGGCCGCGTCGGCGGCGGAGGCGATGACGTGGCCGAGCCGGCCCCGGAAGTCGCGGGCGGGCTCGATCGGATCGTCGGGAGCGCGGTAGAGCACGGCGGTCTCGGTGTGTGGTGCCGAACGGGCCGTCTCCAGGGCCCGCTCGGTCCGGGTGCGGTCGGCGATGAAGCCCGGGCGGTCTGAGGTGAGGAAGCGGATCGCGGCCGTCCTGCCCGCGGCCGGCGGGGTGTCGCTCACGTCAGCGCCGGCGGCGGCCCCGATCTGGCGGGCCACCAGATCGATGCCGAGGGCGTGGCGGACCAGCTCCGGGATCATGCCGCCGGCCAGCCGCGGATTGACCTCGACGACGCGGACGTCGTCGCCGTCCATGCGCAGCTCGACGTGTGCGGCTCCCCAGCCGAGTCCGAGGGCCTTCACCGCGCGCACGGCCTGGTCCCGGAGCAGTGCCGCAGCGTCTGCCGGAATCGGGGCCGGGACGTCGTGACCCAGCTCGACGAAGTCCGGCAGCGGGCCCAGGTGCTTCGCGACGACGACCACGGCCGTGTGTCCGAACACTTCGACGGAGTACTCGGCGCCGCGCAGGTACTCCTCGACGAGGACGTCCCGGGGTACGGCGACGCCGCGCTCGTTCACGGCGGCGGCCGTCAGGGTCGCGGCGTGGGCCGACACCTCCTCGGCGTCCGCGCACAGCCGCACGCCGAGGCTGCCGGAACCCTGGACGGGCTTCAGCACGACGGGGTACCCGATGCGGTGAGCGGCGGCCCGCGCCCCGTCTGCACTGCGCACCCGCTCGTGGCGCGGGACGGCCACGCCCGCCTCGTGCAGCCGCTGTCGCTGCCGTGCCTTGTCGCGGCATTCCCGTACGGCGTCGGCGTCCGGGCCGGGCAGGCCGAGGGCGCGCGCGGTGGCGGCGGCCGTGGCCACGTAGTACTCGGAGCTGGACGTGACCCCGGCTATTCGAGCTTGCTCCAACAGGTGTCGGGCGGCGGTGAGGACGGCGGCGTCGTCCGCCGTGTCGACGACGAGCGCGCGCACGTCGTCTTCGGCCACGTACGGGTAGCGTCCGGGGTCCGTGCAGAGCAGGACGGGCTGGAGGCCCAGTGCCCTCGCCTGCCGAGCGAACTGGCGTCCCGTTCCCGTCGTGTTGCTTTCGACGAGCAGCAGCACGGGCTGTGTCACGTGGAGCTCCCTTGTGTCTGGAGGCCGGTGGAGGCGCCGGCGACGTCGTCGTACGTGCGGCGGTTCCACAGGAGCCTGGACCAGCTCCCGTCGCCCTCACCCGGCCGCTCCACGAGGCGGGGACCGCCGGCGGGCCGCGCGGGCAGGGCGTTCTGGCCGCGCAGCCAGGCGTCGTTGTAGACGGTGGACTGGTAGCGGTACCCCTCGTCCGGGAGTACCGCGAGGACCGTTGAGTCGCGATTGCGCTCCGCCCACCACGAGGCCACGAGGAACGCGGCACCGCTGGTCGGACCCATGAACAGGCCGTGGCGGCGGTAGAGCTCGCGGGTGGCGTGGAAGACCTCGCCGGGGCCCACCCAATGGACCTCGTCGTACGCGGCGTGCACGACGTTGCCCGGGACGATGCTGCTGCCGAGGCCCCGCAGCAGCCGAGGGCCCTCCGGTGCCTTGAAGATGACGGAGCCGTGCGTGTCGACGCCGATCAGGTGCAGCGCCGGCGTGTCCGCGCGCAGGGTCGAGGCGATGCCGCACGTGGATCCCCCCGAGCCGACGGGCCCGACGAGGGTGTCGACGGCTCCCAGGGTGCGGGAGACGAGTCGGCCCACCGAGGCGTAGGCGGCCGGATTCTCGGGGTTGGTGTACTGCTGCGGCACGAAGCTTTCCGGCCTGGCCCGGCGCAGCTCCTCCACTCGGGCCAGCCGCGCCCCCTGGATGCCGCCGGGCTGCCCGTGGTCCTCGACGAGTTCGACCTCGGCTCCGAGCATTTCCAGGCGGTTGCGCAGGTCGTCGTCGATGGAGTGGTCGCCGACGATGGTGAGCGGGAGGCCCCGCTGCCGGCAGACCAGGGCGAGTCCGAGGGCGAAGGTGCCGGAGGACGTCTCGATGACCGGCGTGCCCGGTGCGAGGTCCCCGGCGGCGATGGCCCTGTCGATGATGTGGCGGGCGGGGAGGAGCTTCATCAGGGTGAACGCGGCGGCGTAGAGGTTGCCGCCTATATGGATGATCTTGGGTAGTTCGACCGCCTCGATCACCGAGGGGTAGACGGCTGACTGATGCATTGTCATGAACTCATTCATCCGTTCGTCGTGAACTTCCATGACTCGACGATGCCGATGTCGCGCAGTAACCCCTCGGCGCGCGTGGAGCGGACGGTGAGCGCGGGGTCGTCGCGGTCGAAGAGCAGCCCGGCGACATCCCCGCTGTGCGAGATCTGGAGGCCCAACGCCCGGGTTTCCTCGGCGATCTTGAGGATGCGGTCCAACTGCGGGACCGGGAGGTGGCGCTGGTTGAGCCGGGTGCTGGCGGTGGCCACGCGGCCGAGCAGGGCCACGTCCTTGGCGAGTACGGCCTCGCGGAGCATGGCGCGCAGCTCCGCGAACTCCAGGACGTCGTCATCGGTGTAGCGGGCGGGCGGCAGGGACAGGGTCTCGACTCCGCGGCCCCCCTGTGCCGGCCTGGACCCGAAGCCGAGGACGAACACCGCCGGAAGGGGGTGCCCGAAGTCTTCGATGACCTCGCCCTCCCGCTGGGCGAAGAGGACGGCCGTCGAGTCGAACATCAACGAGTCGGACGCGATCTCGGCGCGCACCGCGAGCCGGGCCTTCTCCTCCGGGGTCAGGCGCAGCGCGTACCTGTCCTGGACCGCCCCGATCGCCGCGAGGACGTCACTGGTGGACGATCCGAACCCGCGCCCGAGCGGCACGTCACTGGTTATCTCCAGGTGTCCGCCCGCGGGCAGGCCGTAGGCGGCCACGGTCAGCCGCGCGGCCGTGCGGGCCTTGGTGCGCCAGCCGGGGGAGACGGTGACGTCGGTCCCGCCGTCCGACGCGAAGCGTGCACGCACGCAGTACAGGGGGCAGGGGAGGGTGACGAGGCCGCGCCGCGCCGTGCCCCGGTCGCGGAACACCCCCTGGAGCACCTCGCCGTGGTGTATCGGGGCCGACGCCTCACCCATCCGCCCTCTGCTCTGATCCACCTGTTCCCTGGCTTCCTCTGCTACTTCGACGGGTCGTCACATCCATGCTCGGAGCCGCTCCGGATCGGGGCGCTTGACAGGCGGAGCAGCAGGGGGAACGAGTGCCGGAACACGGCGATGCCTGCGGCGGGAAATGGCCTGCACCCTCGGATGCCCCCGTGGCCGATCGCACCGTAACCCCTTGATTTGACCTGCGGCCGAGGCATTTTGCAAGTGATCGCTGACACAGCCGGAGTGGGAACCGCCTGCCGACGCCTCCGGCGCTCGGCAGCGTCGGGCCTCGCGCGCAGCGCGACAAGGGGCCTTGGACGAGCTGGAGTTGAGGTGCGGGGCGCGGTCCATCGATGTGCTGTCTGTATGATCGACACGATCCCGCCCGAGGCACGGCCGGGACGGTCCCCGAGCGGGGCACGGCCGCGGCACACGGATGCGCGGCGCCCCCGCCGTTCCCCCCCCCCATCACGTACGTCCGCCGGTTGCGAGCCGCGTCGATTCCGCCGCCAGAGCTCCGTGTCGAGAGCGGCTCCCGGTCCGGTCCCGAGAAAGGAACGGAATTGAAGGTTCTGGTCTATGTGACGGACGGGAGCCGTGGCGACGTACAGCCGTACTTGGCCCTGGCGTACGCCCTCAACCGGGCAGGACACACCGCCACCCTCGTCGGACCGCGTCTCTACGGGGACTTCGCCGCGGAATTCGATGTTCCGTTCGCTCCGCTCAATGACGAACTGGTCCGGCTCCAGTCAAGCCCCGAGGTCCGCGGGCTGTACCTGAACAACGACGACCCACAGGTGCAGCGCCGGCTGCGGGAGTCCACGATCGCGCTCTTCCCACGGGTGTTCCCGCTGATGATGCGGGAAATGTGGGACGCGGCTTCGGACGGGGCCGACCTCATCGTCTATTCGCCGTCCTCCCGGCAGGTGACGCACCAGATCGCCGAGCGGCTCGGCGTCCCGCACGTCCTCGCCTCCCTCTACCCGCACCACGTCGTCTCCCGGGAGTACTCGCCGGGCCCCGGCCTGCGGCCCACGGCGACGAACCTGGAGGACCACGCCCGCGTCAACAGGCCCCTCGAACCACCGCTGTCGGACTGGGTGGGGCAGTGGCGTACGGACGTCCTCGGGCTGGCGCCCCGGGACGACTACACGGACTTCCGGACCGACGTCCACGGCAACCCGACACCCGTGCTCCACGGCTTCAGCCCGCACGTCCTGAAGCCTGCCGCCGACTGGCCCGAGTGGGTGCACACCACCGGGTTCTGGACGCTGCCCCGCCGCCCGGACTGGCAGCCGCCCGCCGAGCTGGTGCGCTTCCTGGAGCAGGGCCCGACGCCCATCTCCGTGGGCTTCGGCAGCATGTTCGGCGGAGATCCCGAGGCGACCGGCGAACTGGTCGTCGAGGCGGTGAGCGCCGCCGGGGAGCGGGCGGTAGTCGTGGAGGGCTGGGGCGGAATACGGGTGGTCGACCCGCCCGAGAACGTCATGGTGGTCAGGGACGTCCCCTACGACTGGCTCTTTCCCCGGGTCCGTGCCGCCGTGCACGCCGGGGGCACCGGGACCTACAACGCCGCCCTGGTGGCGGGCCTCCCGCAGATGGCCTGTCCGTTCCACAACGAACAGCAGATGTGGGCGGACCACGTCCACGGCCTCGGCGTGTCGGCTCCGCCCGTGAAGTTCAGGGAACTGACGGCCGAGGCGCTCCGCTCGGGCATCGTCACGGCGACGACCGACCCGGCCATCGCACGGAACGCCCAGCGGCTGGCCGAGAAGCTGAGTCCGGAAAGCCCCCTCGAAGACGCTGTGCGCGTGCTTGAGCGCGTCCGGCGGGCGGGGTCGGGGAAGAGGGCCTGACGGGCCCCGGAACGCCCGGGTGACCCTTGGCCGGCCGGTGTTTCTGCCTGCGGAAACGCCGGCCGTCGGGGCATCCGCGTCACGCCGCAACCACGCCGCGTGACCAGGCGTTCACGGGCCGAACTTCGTTGCCTTCGGCCCCCAACTCCCCTATGATCTTGGCCTGTTCACAGCTGCAACATCACATATGCTGACTCACACGGGGGTGAATGGCATGGTTCGTCGCTGTGTGGGTGTCGGCGTGTCGTGTTTCGCGGCATTAGGTGCAGGTATTTCCGGAGCTACGGAAGGCGTTCCCGACGGACAGGGAAGCCCGCTCGACGGGCGCGGAGGCGGGTATGCCCTCTGACCGTCCTGCCGCCGGAGCGTCCTGGATCCGGCGCAACCGGCGATGTCGTGATGTACGGATACGCCTCCTCTGCCTGCCGCACGCCGGCGGCACCGCCTCCTTCTACCATTCCTGGGCCTCGTGGCTACCCGACGGAACAGAGCTGCTGTCCGTCCAGTACCCGGGCCGACAGGACCGGATATCCGAGCCGTGCGCGTCCACC
Coding sequences within it:
- a CDS encoding cysteine synthase family protein, whose amino-acid sequence is MTMHQSAVYPSVIEAVELPKIIHIGGNLYAAAFTLMKLLPARHIIDRAIAAGDLAPGTPVIETSSGTFALGLALVCRQRGLPLTIVGDHSIDDDLRNRLEMLGAEVELVEDHGQPGGIQGARLARVEELRRARPESFVPQQYTNPENPAAYASVGRLVSRTLGAVDTLVGPVGSGGSTCGIASTLRADTPALHLIGVDTHGSVIFKAPEGPRLLRGLGSSIVPGNVVHAAYDEVHWVGPGEVFHATRELYRRHGLFMGPTSGAAFLVASWWAERNRDSTVLAVLPDEGYRYQSTVYNDAWLRGQNALPARPAGGPRLVERPGEGDGSWSRLLWNRRTYDDVAGASTGLQTQGSST
- a CDS encoding kinase, with amino-acid sequence MGEASAPIHHGEVLQGVFRDRGTARRGLVTLPCPLYCVRARFASDGGTDVTVSPGWRTKARTAARLTVAAYGLPAGGHLEITSDVPLGRGFGSSTSDVLAAIGAVQDRYALRLTPEEKARLAVRAEIASDSLMFDSTAVLFAQREGEVIEDFGHPLPAVFVLGFGSRPAQGGRGVETLSLPPARYTDDDVLEFAELRAMLREAVLAKDVALLGRVATASTRLNQRHLPVPQLDRILKIAEETRALGLQISHSGDVAGLLFDRDDPALTVRSTRAEGLLRDIGIVESWKFTTNG
- a CDS encoding glycosyltransferase, yielding MKVLVYVTDGSRGDVQPYLALAYALNRAGHTATLVGPRLYGDFAAEFDVPFAPLNDELVRLQSSPEVRGLYLNNDDPQVQRRLRESTIALFPRVFPLMMREMWDAASDGADLIVYSPSSRQVTHQIAERLGVPHVLASLYPHHVVSREYSPGPGLRPTATNLEDHARVNRPLEPPLSDWVGQWRTDVLGLAPRDDYTDFRTDVHGNPTPVLHGFSPHVLKPAADWPEWVHTTGFWTLPRRPDWQPPAELVRFLEQGPTPISVGFGSMFGGDPEATGELVVEAVSAAGERAVVVEGWGGIRVVDPPENVMVVRDVPYDWLFPRVRAAVHAGGTGTYNAALVAGLPQMACPFHNEQQMWADHVHGLGVSAPPVKFRELTAEALRSGIVTATTDPAIARNAQRLAEKLSPESPLEDAVRVLERVRRAGSGKRA